From Natronospira bacteriovora, one genomic window encodes:
- a CDS encoding four helix bundle protein, which yields MHAFGHEKLDVYQLSLQYVAWASTYCQGVNGLHRHARGQLLRASQSVPMNIAEGNGKGTQKDRRRFFEIARGSALECAAIQDVLVVTDAMDAAQSAEGKAMLVRIVSMLTRLGAKSLMAREASGEYALVDNDNDNDNDNEVTPSTVRHRLQAGSAELKP from the coding sequence ATGCACGCATTCGGCCACGAAAAGCTCGATGTCTACCAGCTCTCGCTCCAATACGTGGCATGGGCATCAACGTATTGTCAGGGTGTTAACGGGCTTCATCGGCATGCAAGGGGCCAACTACTGCGTGCCAGCCAGTCAGTGCCGATGAACATTGCCGAGGGCAATGGGAAGGGCACCCAAAAGGATCGTCGGCGATTTTTCGAGATTGCACGTGGATCGGCGCTGGAGTGTGCCGCAATTCAGGACGTTCTGGTTGTTACAGATGCAATGGATGCGGCGCAGAGTGCGGAGGGCAAGGCGATGCTTGTGAGAATCGTCTCGATGTTGACTCGTCTCGGTGCCAAGTCGTTGATGGCGAGAGAGGCGTCTGGTGAGTACGCTTTGGTCGACAACGACAACGACAACGACAACGACAACGAAGTAACCCCCTCGACGGTCCGTCATCGGCTGCAGGCAGGTAGTGCTGAGTTGAAACCATGA
- a CDS encoding ExeA family protein — protein MTLYLPHFGLNEYPFSLTPDTGFYYDSRPHQEALNVLLVALRSGEGFLKVTGEVGLGKTLLCRMLLDALREEAITAYIPNPHLSPASMRLAVARELGIHVNEGLSQEQLLQVIQDRLLLLARDNRPVILVLDEAQQLPEATLEAIRLLTNLETEKRKLIQVVMFGQPELDERLSRPSVRQLRQRITFSYRLLPLDRAAIEDYVRHRLRVAGYRGAPLFTAAAIRGLYRGSAGTPRLINVLAHKALMAAWGEGADQIRAGHVRRAIADTEGAPPRGSRRFSWPKIVTATAIVGMAAVGLWWWLPAGGVA, from the coding sequence ATGACACTCTACCTCCCCCACTTCGGCCTGAACGAATACCCCTTCTCCCTGACGCCGGACACGGGCTTCTATTACGACAGCCGTCCGCATCAGGAGGCCTTGAATGTCCTGCTGGTCGCCCTGCGTTCCGGCGAGGGGTTTCTCAAGGTCACCGGGGAGGTGGGGCTGGGCAAGACCCTGCTGTGTCGCATGCTGCTGGATGCCTTGAGGGAGGAGGCGATCACCGCCTATATCCCCAATCCTCATCTGTCGCCGGCGTCCATGCGCCTGGCCGTTGCCAGGGAACTGGGCATCCACGTCAATGAAGGCCTCAGTCAGGAGCAGTTGCTGCAGGTGATACAGGACCGCCTGCTGCTGCTTGCCCGTGACAACCGGCCGGTGATCCTGGTGCTGGACGAGGCACAGCAGTTGCCGGAAGCGACCCTGGAAGCCATACGCCTGCTGACCAATCTGGAGACGGAGAAGCGCAAGCTGATCCAGGTGGTGATGTTTGGCCAGCCGGAACTGGATGAACGTCTGTCACGGCCTTCGGTTCGCCAGCTGCGCCAGCGCATCACCTTCAGCTATCGCCTGTTGCCGCTGGATCGCGCCGCCATTGAGGATTACGTCCGCCACCGCCTGCGGGTGGCAGGCTACCGCGGCGCCCCGCTGTTTACCGCCGCGGCCATTCGCGGCCTGTATCGAGGCAGTGCCGGAACACCGCGGCTGATCAATGTACTTGCCCACAAGGCACTGATGGCCGCCTGGGGCGAGGGCGCCGACCAGATCCGCGCCGGCCATGTCCGCCGTGCCATTGCCGATACCGAAGGCGCGCCGCCTCGGGGCAGCCGTCGCTTCTCCTGGCCGAAAATCGTCACCGCCACGGCCATTGTCGGCATGGCGGCCGTGGGCCTGTGGTGGTGGCTGCCCGCCGGGGGTGTGGCATGA
- a CDS encoding tetratricopeptide repeat protein yields the protein MSLINQMLRDLESRRDGDTDHRQARAVGRSTAGRRSPLLIVGLLALLLLLLAAVYALVPLERGLGNERITEPSEAAPEAAAVVPEVTEEEATRIAPVHLLAIETVATRDGQRLRLDFDGDSAYRRRSAANDRLVVEVDARLSEASGQPLPPAVRSLETRGLGEGRTRLQLQLESGWQAGPLYLEENAAGGDRLALVLQEAPAEVDTRSTEPSSTIESGPAPEPEPALDAGTQPEIGSPRTADEPDPPLATESDVADTSGEMLRQRREPSDEERIAAAWSEALEALQQRRLERAEIELERVLELQAAHVEARDALAEILLDQGRVEAADELLAASLSVAALPAAEQGYFARQRARLWLDRGRLERAVEALEAVYPGRDAAPESAALLAGLRYRQGEYHQAAALYETLLADSPEQGPWWMGLGLAREGLGDFSGASEAYRQALASDGLGPSVQNYLQQRLRELESQP from the coding sequence ATGAGCCTGATCAACCAGATGCTGCGGGACCTGGAGTCCCGGCGGGATGGCGACACGGATCATCGCCAGGCACGCGCCGTGGGCCGTTCGACGGCTGGCCGACGCTCTCCCCTGCTGATCGTTGGCCTGCTTGCCCTGCTGTTGCTGCTACTGGCCGCCGTCTATGCCCTGGTGCCCCTGGAGCGCGGTTTGGGCAATGAGCGTATAACGGAGCCATCGGAAGCGGCGCCGGAAGCGGCGGCCGTCGTCCCGGAGGTCACGGAGGAGGAGGCAACGCGGATTGCGCCGGTGCATCTCCTGGCCATCGAGACCGTGGCCACCCGCGACGGTCAGCGCCTGCGCCTTGATTTCGATGGTGACAGTGCCTACCGGCGGCGTTCGGCCGCCAATGATCGCCTGGTCGTGGAGGTGGACGCGCGTCTCTCCGAGGCGTCGGGCCAGCCACTGCCACCGGCGGTTCGCTCCCTGGAAACCCGGGGTCTGGGCGAAGGACGCACACGGCTTCAGCTGCAGCTGGAATCGGGCTGGCAGGCCGGCCCCCTGTATCTGGAAGAGAATGCCGCCGGCGGTGACCGCCTTGCCCTGGTTCTGCAGGAGGCGCCCGCTGAGGTGGACACCCGGTCGACGGAACCGTCTTCGACCATCGAATCCGGCCCGGCCCCGGAGCCCGAACCGGCGCTCGACGCGGGAACCCAGCCGGAAATCGGCTCGCCTCGAACGGCCGACGAACCTGATCCTCCGCTGGCCACTGAAAGCGACGTGGCGGATACCAGTGGGGAAATGCTTCGCCAGCGCCGCGAGCCGAGTGATGAAGAACGCATTGCCGCGGCCTGGAGCGAGGCACTCGAGGCGCTCCAGCAGCGCCGCCTGGAGCGGGCCGAAATCGAGCTTGAACGGGTGCTGGAGCTGCAAGCCGCTCATGTGGAAGCCCGCGATGCCCTGGCCGAGATCCTGTTGGATCAGGGCCGGGTCGAGGCCGCCGACGAGCTCCTCGCCGCCAGCCTTTCGGTGGCGGCGCTGCCCGCCGCCGAGCAGGGTTATTTCGCCCGTCAGCGAGCACGTCTGTGGCTGGACCGGGGACGGCTCGAGCGGGCAGTGGAAGCCCTCGAGGCGGTCTACCCAGGGCGGGACGCGGCACCGGAATCGGCCGCGCTGCTGGCTGGATTGCGCTATCGTCAGGGGGAATACCACCAGGCGGCGGCCCTCTACGAGACCCTGCTGGCCGACAGCCCGGAGCAGGGGCCATGGTGGATGGGTCTGGGCCTGGCCCGCGAGGGCCTGGGTGATTTCAGTGGCGCCAGCGAGGCCTACCGTCAGGCACTGGCCAGTGACGGTCTGGGGCCTTCGGTACAGAACTATCTTCAGCAACGCCTGCGTGAACTGGAATCGCAGCCGTAA
- a CDS encoding GspE/PulE family protein, which translates to MNRKQKIRIGDLLVQHKVISESQLEQALAEQKSSGRKLGRVLIDLGYVTEDEILDLLSRQLDIPHIDIRHFRFEPETARRLPETHARRYRALPLSTNEDGSVLVAMADPTDIFAFDEVSRLLGKTVHVGIVREADLLRTIDLVYRRTEEISSLAEELGEELSEGDYDLDELMAEDELTDAPVIRLLQSMFEDAVQVNASDIHIEPDDQVLRIRQRVDGVLQEQVIEGKRIASALVTRLKLMSQLDISEKRLPQDGRFSINVKGKTIDVRLSTMPISSGESVVMRLLDQSAGTMELKQLGIPEDMLPRIQRLISKPQGMVLVTGPTGSGKTTTLYAALNYVNRPDNKIITVEDPVEYRLPRVNQVQVHPRIGLDFARVLRTALRQDPDIILVGEMRDQETVDIGLRAAMTGHMVFSTLHTNNALATINRLMDMGAPGYMLAASLDAVIAQRLVRRVCDSCGRDKKPDDHQLAWLRARIGPEKADGMTFREGRGCPYCGNTGYRGRIGVYELLELDAILTDALRRNDLDDFEEQAQRRSGYRPLVMCALDYAEQGTTSLAEVIRLAGGLEGRVSAPNLDLSLSDG; encoded by the coding sequence ATGAACCGCAAGCAGAAAATCCGGATCGGTGACCTGCTGGTCCAGCACAAGGTGATCTCCGAAAGCCAGCTCGAACAGGCACTGGCGGAACAGAAGTCCAGTGGCCGCAAGCTGGGTCGGGTGCTGATTGATCTTGGCTACGTGACCGAGGATGAAATTCTGGATCTGCTGTCGCGGCAGCTGGACATCCCGCATATCGACATCCGCCACTTTCGCTTCGAGCCGGAAACGGCACGCAGGCTGCCCGAGACCCATGCACGCCGCTATCGGGCACTGCCCCTGTCCACCAATGAAGACGGCAGTGTGCTGGTGGCCATGGCCGATCCCACCGACATCTTCGCCTTCGATGAAGTCTCGCGTCTGCTGGGCAAGACCGTGCACGTGGGCATCGTGCGTGAGGCCGATCTGCTGCGCACCATCGACCTGGTCTATCGGCGCACGGAAGAGATCTCCAGCCTGGCCGAGGAGCTGGGCGAGGAACTGTCGGAAGGGGATTACGATCTCGATGAACTCATGGCCGAGGACGAGCTCACCGATGCCCCGGTGATTCGCCTTCTCCAGTCCATGTTCGAGGACGCCGTGCAGGTGAATGCCTCGGATATCCACATTGAGCCGGATGATCAGGTTCTGCGCATCCGCCAGCGCGTGGACGGTGTGCTGCAGGAGCAGGTCATCGAAGGCAAGCGCATCGCTTCCGCCCTGGTCACCCGCCTTAAGCTCATGTCCCAGCTGGACATCTCCGAAAAACGCCTGCCCCAGGACGGCCGTTTCTCTATCAACGTCAAGGGCAAAACCATTGATGTGCGCCTGTCCACCATGCCCATCTCCAGTGGGGAATCCGTGGTGATGCGTCTGCTGGATCAATCCGCCGGCACCATGGAGCTCAAGCAGCTCGGCATTCCCGAGGACATGCTGCCGCGCATCCAGCGCCTCATCAGCAAGCCCCAGGGCATGGTGCTGGTGACCGGCCCCACCGGCAGCGGCAAGACCACCACCCTGTATGCCGCCCTCAACTACGTGAACCGGCCGGACAACAAGATCATTACCGTGGAAGACCCGGTGGAATACCGCCTGCCGCGAGTCAACCAGGTGCAGGTACATCCCCGCATCGGTCTGGACTTCGCCCGTGTGCTGCGCACCGCCCTTCGACAGGATCCGGATATCATCCTGGTGGGCGAGATGCGTGACCAGGAAACCGTGGATATCGGCCTGCGTGCGGCCATGACCGGTCACATGGTCTTTTCCACCCTGCACACCAACAATGCCCTGGCCACCATCAACCGCCTGATGGACATGGGGGCGCCCGGTTACATGCTGGCCGCTTCCCTGGACGCGGTGATCGCCCAGCGCCTGGTGCGTCGGGTGTGTGACAGCTGCGGTCGCGACAAGAAACCCGATGATCATCAGCTGGCCTGGCTGCGTGCCCGCATCGGCCCGGAAAAGGCCGACGGCATGACCTTCCGGGAAGGGCGCGGCTGCCCCTACTGCGGAAACACCGGATACCGTGGCCGAATCGGCGTTTACGAATTGCTGGAACTGGACGCGATCCTCACCGACGCCCTGCGCCGCAACGACCTGGATGACTTCGAGGAACAGGCCCAGCGCCGCAGCGGATACCGACCCCTGGTCATGTGCGCCCTGGATTACGCCGAGCAGGGCACCACCTCCCTCGCCGAAGTCATCCGCCTGGCCGGTGGCCTGGAAGGTCGTGTCTCCGCCCCGAACCTGGATTTGAGTCTGAGTGATGGGTGA
- a CDS encoding type II secretion system F family protein, whose amino-acid sequence MPVFKYKGRTGRGESVSGTLEAEDADAVARQLFNTGITPIDINESEEKRRGAGVQLQLWRPRPKSEDLILFTRQMYSLTKAGVPLIRGLRGLIESTRNEILAEALEDVVDALESGRDLSGALARHANIFGPLYINIVRVGENSGNLEESFLRLGQYLQLDRETRRKVKSALMYPSMVIGAIVIAIAIVTIWVIPQFSRMFAAFDAELPLATRGILAVSNFAQAWWPWLLVAAVLGATAFSYWSKTPKGSRTWDRWKLRIPAVGDIILRATLARFARTFAMCFRAGVPLVQALTLVSRALDNNWLGDRVAGMRNGVERGESLHRTARAAGIFTPLVLQMIQVGEETGSVDDMLEEAADFYEREVQYDIDNLSAIIEPILIVFVGILVLLLALGIFLPMWDLARVAM is encoded by the coding sequence ATGCCGGTTTTCAAATACAAAGGGCGTACCGGGCGCGGTGAATCCGTCAGCGGCACACTGGAGGCCGAGGATGCGGATGCCGTGGCACGCCAGTTGTTCAATACCGGCATCACCCCCATCGACATCAATGAGTCTGAAGAAAAACGGCGTGGAGCCGGGGTGCAGCTACAGCTATGGCGGCCGCGTCCGAAAAGCGAGGATCTCATCCTCTTCACCCGTCAGATGTACTCTCTGACCAAGGCGGGTGTCCCCCTGATTCGCGGCTTGCGCGGTCTGATCGAATCCACCCGCAACGAGATACTGGCCGAGGCCCTGGAAGACGTGGTGGATGCCCTGGAGTCCGGCCGTGACCTGTCCGGCGCCCTGGCGCGCCACGCCAACATCTTCGGGCCGCTCTACATCAACATTGTCCGCGTGGGGGAGAACTCCGGCAATCTGGAGGAATCCTTCCTGCGCCTCGGCCAATACCTGCAGCTGGACCGGGAAACCCGCCGCAAGGTGAAGAGCGCCCTGATGTATCCCAGCATGGTGATCGGCGCCATCGTCATTGCCATCGCCATCGTCACCATCTGGGTCATTCCCCAGTTCTCCCGCATGTTCGCCGCCTTCGATGCCGAGCTGCCCCTGGCCACCCGCGGCATTCTCGCCGTCTCCAACTTCGCCCAGGCCTGGTGGCCGTGGCTGCTGGTTGCCGCTGTACTGGGCGCAACGGCTTTCAGCTACTGGTCGAAGACACCCAAGGGTAGCCGCACCTGGGATCGCTGGAAACTCCGGATCCCCGCCGTGGGTGACATCATCCTGCGCGCCACCCTGGCCCGCTTCGCCCGCACCTTCGCCATGTGTTTCCGCGCCGGCGTCCCCCTGGTGCAGGCCCTGACCCTGGTCTCCCGTGCCCTGGACAACAACTGGCTTGGCGACCGCGTCGCCGGCATGCGCAACGGTGTCGAGCGCGGCGAAAGCCTGCACCGCACCGCCCGCGCCGCCGGCATCTTCACCCCCCTGGTACTGCAGATGATCCAGGTGGGTGAAGAAACCGGCTCGGTGGATGACATGCTGGAAGAAGCCGCCGACTTCTACGAACGGGAAGTGCAGTACGACATCGACAACCTCAGCGCCATCATCGAGCCCATATTGATCGTGTTCGTGGGGATTCTGGTGCTTCTGTTGGCCCTGGGAATCTTCTTGCCAATGTGGGACCTTGCAAGAGTCGCCATGTAG
- a CDS encoding type II secretion system protein — MSRHPHNRGFTLLEFLLVITLVGIFFVVAIENLLPLTGEAERVSVERNRVAMDSNLRTAAAERLLRDGREAVKAMEGRNPVEWLQRPPTNYLGEKPGANPANVPPGHWYWDPEGQWLIYTVRHSRYFHSELDGPPRIRFQVEREGGEQFFALRLVSPDAYHWDSEGSELARWILRGRPDESGPQNAHEMDTR, encoded by the coding sequence ATGTCTCGCCACCCACACAACCGCGGCTTCACCCTGCTGGAATTCCTCCTGGTTATCACCCTGGTGGGCATCTTCTTCGTGGTGGCCATCGAGAACCTCTTGCCCCTGACCGGTGAGGCCGAGCGGGTGAGTGTGGAGCGCAATCGGGTGGCCATGGACAGCAATCTGCGCACGGCGGCGGCGGAACGGCTGCTGAGGGATGGTCGCGAAGCGGTCAAGGCAATGGAAGGCCGCAACCCTGTCGAGTGGCTGCAGCGCCCGCCGACCAACTACCTGGGCGAGAAACCCGGCGCCAACCCGGCGAACGTTCCGCCCGGGCACTGGTACTGGGACCCCGAAGGGCAATGGCTGATCTACACCGTTCGCCATAGCCGCTACTTCCACAGCGAACTCGACGGCCCGCCCCGCATCCGTTTCCAGGTCGAACGGGAAGGTGGCGAGCAATTCTTCGCCCTGCGCCTGGTCAGCCCCGATGCCTACCACTGGGACAGCGAAGGCTCCGAACTCGCCCGCTGGATACTGCGTGGAAGACCGGATGAATCGGGACCACAAAATGCACACGAAATGGACACGAGATAA
- a CDS encoding type II secretion system protein: MRKAQGFTLIELVVVLVILGILAAVAVPRFIDLSGEAETAALQAQAGNLTSAAAMNFAKWAANGKPTDPTTVDAVAVTVCSDLEGLVTNFDSARFDLADGTGGTITFTVRTVPGDTDQDCSISIN, translated from the coding sequence ATGCGCAAAGCCCAAGGTTTTACCCTGATTGAACTCGTCGTGGTCCTCGTGATCCTCGGCATCCTCGCCGCCGTGGCCGTGCCGCGGTTTATTGATCTGAGTGGAGAAGCCGAGACAGCTGCCCTTCAGGCGCAGGCAGGCAATCTTACCAGTGCAGCAGCCATGAATTTTGCGAAGTGGGCTGCCAATGGCAAGCCGACTGATCCAACAACTGTTGATGCTGTCGCAGTCACTGTCTGCAGTGATCTGGAAGGTTTGGTCACAAACTTTGATTCCGCCCGATTTGATCTTGCCGATGGAACTGGGGGCACTATTACCTTCACCGTACGCACGGTTCCCGGTGATACTGACCAGGACTGCAGTATATCGATCAACTGA
- a CDS encoding pilus assembly FimT family protein: MSAKGFSLIELVMVIVILGILAVVAIPRFTGGTLYDARGFHDELMSATRYAQLQASTTGCLARIAISSGGYALDHENPCGSGDFGGLPVIHPSRGGAFQANTPSGVTVSISGQAELVFDGLGRPLTNNPPQVTVEGGGFSRSFCVEPETGHVEVC, encoded by the coding sequence ATGTCGGCGAAAGGTTTCAGCCTCATCGAGCTTGTAATGGTCATCGTTATACTCGGCATCCTCGCCGTGGTGGCCATCCCCCGTTTCACCGGCGGCACCCTCTACGACGCCCGCGGCTTCCACGACGAACTCATGAGCGCCACGCGATACGCACAGCTGCAGGCCAGTACCACGGGCTGCCTGGCGCGCATCGCCATCTCCTCCGGTGGCTATGCACTCGATCACGAGAATCCCTGTGGCAGTGGCGATTTCGGGGGGCTTCCCGTCATCCATCCCAGCCGGGGTGGGGCCTTTCAGGCCAATACTCCGTCTGGTGTGACGGTCTCCATTTCCGGTCAGGCAGAGCTGGTCTTTGATGGCCTCGGCCGGCCGCTGACCAACAACCCGCCCCAGGTCACCGTGGAAGGCGGTGGCTTCAGTCGTAGTTTCTGCGTCGAGCCGGAAACCGGCCACGTGGAGGTCTGCTGA
- a CDS encoding prepilin-type N-terminal cleavage/methylation domain-containing protein yields MLRRRHQRGVTLIELIISIVVIGIAAAAILGVYTTIVRASADPMIRAQAVAIAEAYMDEIMARPFSGSTGDGSCGSREDWDHIGAYNNLDCPPQNVFGDTLPGLGNYTVNVNVYNDGSLGLGADERRIDVQVSDNANTVSFTLSAWRTAP; encoded by the coding sequence ATGCTCCGCCGGCGCCATCAACGCGGGGTGACACTGATCGAGCTGATCATCAGCATCGTGGTCATCGGCATTGCCGCGGCGGCCATTCTCGGCGTTTACACCACCATCGTCCGTGCCAGTGCGGACCCCATGATCCGCGCCCAGGCGGTGGCCATTGCCGAGGCCTACATGGATGAAATCATGGCCCGGCCGTTTTCGGGCAGCACCGGCGACGGCAGCTGCGGTTCACGTGAGGACTGGGATCACATCGGGGCCTACAACAACCTCGATTGCCCACCCCAGAATGTCTTCGGCGATACCCTGCCCGGCCTTGGCAATTACACCGTCAATGTCAATGTCTACAACGATGGTTCCCTCGGCCTCGGCGCGGATGAGCGTCGAATCGACGTGCAGGTTTCCGACAACGCCAATACCGTCAGTTTCACACTCTCGGCCTGGAGGACGGCGCCATGA
- a CDS encoding prepilin-type N-terminal cleavage/methylation domain-containing protein codes for MRVQPSKGFTLVELIIVIVITGIVAVVGAVIIQGGVGGYVDQERRASLVADADRAMRRMSREIRLALPNSIRVNQCAGNPCVEFLATVAGGRYREGPGPAPVGGDPNRRLRFNQPDNQFNSTGPIGLADGSYPYYLSVYNTGQSGNDAWAGQSMTQARGVTLADDVAVPGETRVTLANAHQFPLSSPRQRFYLVEDAVAFVCETGRINRYRYDRDQAFNANAGNTLVNRVESCEFQYDAGSSTRAGLLTLTLVIQEEGERVRLQHQIQVSNTP; via the coding sequence ATGAGGGTGCAGCCGTCAAAAGGCTTCACCCTGGTGGAGCTGATCATCGTCATCGTGATCACCGGCATCGTGGCCGTGGTGGGTGCGGTGATCATCCAGGGCGGCGTCGGCGGCTATGTGGACCAGGAGCGCCGGGCCAGCCTGGTGGCCGATGCCGACCGCGCCATGCGCCGCATGAGCCGCGAGATCCGTCTCGCCCTGCCCAACAGCATTCGAGTCAATCAGTGCGCCGGTAATCCCTGCGTGGAGTTTCTGGCGACGGTGGCCGGCGGCCGTTATCGCGAGGGCCCGGGCCCGGCACCGGTCGGCGGCGACCCCAATCGGCGTCTGCGTTTCAACCAGCCGGACAATCAGTTCAACAGCACCGGCCCGATCGGCCTGGCCGATGGCAGTTACCCCTATTACCTGTCCGTCTATAACACGGGGCAGTCCGGCAATGACGCCTGGGCCGGCCAGAGCATGACGCAGGCTCGCGGGGTCACACTCGCCGATGATGTGGCGGTTCCCGGCGAGACCCGGGTCACCCTGGCCAACGCCCATCAGTTCCCGCTTTCCTCACCCCGTCAGCGCTTCTACCTGGTGGAAGACGCGGTGGCCTTTGTCTGCGAGACCGGCCGTATCAACCGCTACCGTTATGACCGCGACCAGGCCTTCAACGCCAATGCCGGCAACACCCTGGTCAATCGCGTCGAGAGCTGCGAATTCCAGTATGACGCCGGCAGCTCTACCCGCGCCGGCCTGCTCACCCTGACCCTGGTGATCCAGGAAGAGGGCGAGCGGGTACGTCTGCAACACCAGATCCAGGTGAGCAACACGCCATGA